Proteins encoded within one genomic window of Pectobacterium araliae:
- the oppF gene encoding murein tripeptide/oligopeptide ABC transporter ATP binding protein OppF: MNHADEKKVLLEVDDLKVHFDVRDDNQWFWQPPKKLKAVDGVTLRLYEGETLGVVGESGCGKSTLARAIIGLVKATDGRVTWLGKDLLGMSADQWRAARSDIQMIFQDPLASLNPRMNIGEIIAEPLKVYHPELDRQTVKDRVKAMMMKVGLLPSLINRYPHEFSGGQCQRIGIARALILEPKLIICDEPVSALDVSIQAQVVNLLRQLQREMRLSLIFIAHDLSVVKHISDRVLVMYLGHAVELGTYDQVYQNPQHPYTRALMSAVPIPDPDQERNKQIQLLEGDLPSPINPPSGCVFCTRCPIVGPECSKTRPLLEGSFAHAVSCLKVDPQALLPETEAQ, from the coding sequence ATGAACCACGCGGACGAAAAAAAGGTGTTGTTAGAAGTGGACGATCTGAAAGTTCACTTTGATGTCAGAGATGATAACCAGTGGTTCTGGCAACCGCCGAAAAAACTGAAAGCGGTCGATGGCGTAACGCTGCGCCTATATGAAGGTGAAACGCTGGGCGTGGTAGGGGAGTCTGGCTGCGGTAAATCTACGCTGGCGCGTGCCATTATCGGGCTGGTAAAAGCGACTGACGGTCGCGTCACCTGGCTAGGGAAAGACCTGCTGGGCATGAGCGCCGATCAATGGCGTGCAGCACGTAGCGATATTCAGATGATATTCCAGGATCCGTTGGCGTCGCTGAATCCGCGTATGAACATTGGCGAAATTATTGCCGAACCGTTGAAAGTTTATCATCCAGAGCTTGATCGGCAGACGGTAAAAGATCGCGTGAAAGCGATGATGATGAAAGTTGGTCTGTTGCCTAGCCTGATCAACCGTTATCCGCATGAATTCTCTGGTGGTCAGTGTCAGCGTATTGGTATCGCCCGCGCGTTGATTCTGGAGCCGAAGCTGATTATCTGTGATGAACCGGTTTCCGCATTAGACGTATCGATTCAGGCACAGGTGGTTAACCTGCTGCGTCAGTTACAGCGCGAAATGCGCCTGTCGTTGATTTTTATTGCCCATGACTTATCGGTAGTGAAACACATTTCTGACCGCGTATTAGTGATGTATCTGGGTCATGCAGTAGAACTGGGAACTTACGATCAGGTCTATCAAAACCCGCAACATCCCTATACCCGCGCGTTGATGTCTGCTGTGCCGATTCCCGATCCCGATCAGGAACGCAACAAGCAGATACAGCTACTGGAAGGGGATTTACCTTCACCGATCAATCCGCCCTCCGGTTGCGTGTTTTGCACCCGTTGTCCGATTGTCGGCCCTGAGTGCTCGAAAACCCGTCCATTACTGGAAGGGAGTTTTGCGCACGCCGTGTCATGTCTGAAGGTCGATCCGCAGGCGCTGTTACCGGAAACCGAAGCGCAATAA
- a CDS encoding IS1182 family transposase — protein sequence MLRELSPQQYQFETITLDELVPEDHLVRKIDAAINFEFIRDAVSHLYCPDNGRPAIDPVRLIKMMRLGYLFGVPSERRLVKEIQVNVAYRWFLRMGLTEKVPDASTLSQNRIRRFNGSDVFQQIFDHIVLQALSQGMANGRVLYTDSTHLKADANPRKAVNELRPEGVSEYFTQLNDAVEADRKQREKKPLPAARKATQNDAVKNTKVSTTDPESGFMHRDNKPKGFFYLDHRTVDGKHGIIMDTHVTPGNVHDSQPFIGRLERQVERFGLEPVAVGVDAGYFTAAVCQLTQEMGIALVPGYRRPHKGQNAFQKKHFRYDEERDVYVCPAEELLNYSTTDRNGYQHYRSDPTVCQRCEQRQQCTQNSKAQKTLTRHVWEASKEEANRLRLTKWGKKIYARRKETVERSFADAKQHHGHRYARFRGLSKVQMQCLLAATAQNMKKMALLALLYCLYVWLKRSCEGQYAALGKQKAQMTRLWKNIAIATCGR from the coding sequence ATGCTCAGAGAACTCTCCCCGCAGCAGTACCAGTTTGAAACCATCACCCTCGACGAACTTGTCCCAGAAGACCATCTGGTCCGTAAAATCGATGCTGCCATCAATTTTGAATTTATCCGCGATGCCGTTTCCCACCTCTATTGCCCCGATAACGGCAGGCCTGCTATCGACCCCGTTCGCCTGATTAAAATGATGCGGTTGGGCTACCTCTTCGGTGTCCCCTCTGAACGCCGTCTGGTCAAGGAAATCCAGGTCAATGTCGCTTACCGCTGGTTCCTGCGCATGGGCTTGACCGAGAAGGTCCCGGACGCCTCTACCCTTAGCCAGAACCGTATCCGTCGATTTAACGGCAGCGATGTCTTCCAGCAGATTTTTGACCATATCGTGTTACAGGCCCTGAGTCAGGGTATGGCAAACGGTCGTGTGCTCTACACCGACAGCACCCACCTGAAAGCCGATGCCAACCCGCGCAAAGCCGTGAATGAACTGCGCCCTGAAGGGGTCAGTGAATACTTCACGCAACTGAATGACGCGGTGGAGGCCGACAGGAAACAACGCGAAAAAAAGCCGCTGCCCGCCGCAAGAAAAGCAACCCAAAACGACGCCGTTAAAAACACCAAAGTGAGCACCACCGACCCGGAAAGCGGCTTTATGCACCGGGACAACAAGCCGAAAGGCTTCTTCTATCTGGACCACCGCACAGTAGACGGAAAGCATGGCATCATCATGGATACCCATGTGACACCAGGCAATGTGCACGACAGCCAGCCCTTTATCGGGCGACTCGAGCGGCAGGTAGAACGCTTCGGTCTGGAGCCGGTGGCGGTGGGCGTGGACGCGGGTTACTTCACGGCGGCGGTGTGCCAGCTCACTCAGGAGATGGGTATCGCGTTGGTTCCGGGCTATCGCCGGCCACACAAGGGTCAGAACGCGTTCCAGAAGAAGCACTTCAGGTACGATGAGGAGCGCGATGTGTATGTGTGCCCGGCAGAGGAGTTACTGAACTACAGCACGACAGACCGTAACGGCTATCAACATTACCGTTCAGACCCGACAGTGTGCCAACGGTGTGAGCAGAGACAGCAGTGTACGCAGAACAGCAAAGCGCAGAAAACGCTAACCCGGCACGTCTGGGAAGCATCGAAAGAGGAAGCCAACAGGTTACGGCTGACGAAATGGGGCAAAAAGATATACGCCCGGCGTAAAGAAACGGTGGAGAGAAGCTTCGCGGATGCGAAACAGCACCATGGTCATCGATATGCCCGGTTCCGTGGACTGTCGAAAGTACAGATGCAGTGCCTGCTTGCGGCCACAGCGCAAAATATGAAGAAGATGGCGCTGCTGGCGCTTCTTTATTGTCTTTATGTGTGGCTGAAAAGGTCTTGTGAAGGTCAATACGCCGCCTTGGGCAAGCAGAAAGCTCAAATGACGAGGTTGTGGAAAAATATCGCGATCGCGACCTGCGGTCGCTAA
- a CDS encoding HI1450 family dsDNA-mimic protein, whose translation MDLNNRLTEDEALEQAYDIFLELAADNLDPADILLFNLQFEERGGAELFDPAEDWAEHVDFDLNPDFFAEVVIGLAEQDGEEITDIFARVLICREKDHKLCHILWKE comes from the coding sequence ATGGATTTGAATAATCGCCTGACCGAAGACGAAGCATTGGAACAGGCCTACGACATTTTCTTAGAACTGGCTGCTGACAATCTCGATCCGGCAGATATTTTGCTTTTCAACCTGCAATTCGAAGAGCGCGGCGGTGCTGAATTATTCGACCCCGCTGAAGACTGGGCCGAGCACGTTGATTTCGACCTGAATCCTGATTTCTTTGCCGAAGTCGTGATTGGGCTGGCCGAACAAGACGGGGAAGAAATTACTGATATTTTTGCCCGCGTGCTAATTTGCCGGGAAAAAGACCACAAACTTTGCCATATTCTGTGGAAAGAATGA